The following are encoded together in the Aciduricibacillus chroicocephali genome:
- a CDS encoding arsenic transporter: protein MFDVSITIMIIVFIATIVLMLWRPYGINETIPTSIGAVIVLATGIVSWGDVLGILGIVSGPVMTILSTIMMTIVLESIGFFRWIALNIVNRTKGSGIRLFFYTNLLCFFMTMMFNNDGSILITTPIIIHIVTLIRLKPHQILPYLLSGALIATAASAPIAVSNISNLIALKIVGLSLNSYINLMFVPSMLGIGAMFLLMYFYFKKDLPRKITSVQFSMDKHHSKYKQSHPLEIENTDDAIDWNLFKLCIAIVVATRAAFFVLAPFGVATEWVGLIGASILIGVRWINLGTSPLDILKKTPWHILIFAFNMYVLVFGLRNVGLNEVIMHLVRDVVVNSPFNATFIMGALTTVFSNLFNNLPAVMISTMSIIDMDLNTNLLQLTYLASVIGADIGALLTPIGTLATLIWMFLLKKESIKISWGQYLKVTFLVVPIGLIISLLSLYLWATLFF from the coding sequence ATGTTTGATGTGTCTATAACGATAATGATCATTGTCTTTATCGCAACAATTGTTTTAATGCTTTGGAGACCATATGGAATCAATGAAACAATACCAACTTCTATTGGTGCAGTCATTGTATTAGCGACAGGTATTGTATCGTGGGGCGACGTGCTAGGAATATTAGGAATCGTTAGTGGGCCTGTGATGACAATATTATCAACAATTATGATGACAATCGTTCTGGAAAGCATAGGCTTTTTTCGATGGATTGCATTAAATATAGTAAACAGAACAAAGGGTTCTGGGATCCGGCTATTCTTTTATACGAATTTACTATGTTTTTTTATGACGATGATGTTCAATAATGATGGAAGTATCCTAATTACTACTCCTATTATCATCCATATCGTAACATTGATACGATTAAAGCCTCATCAGATACTCCCTTATTTACTGTCAGGTGCTTTAATTGCAACTGCGGCAAGTGCACCGATAGCTGTCAGCAATATCTCGAACCTCATCGCGCTTAAAATAGTGGGATTAAGTTTAAATAGTTATATTAATTTAATGTTTGTCCCGTCCATGCTCGGTATTGGCGCAATGTTTCTACTAATGTATTTCTACTTTAAAAAGGATCTCCCTCGTAAAATAACTTCTGTACAATTTTCAATGGACAAACATCACTCTAAGTACAAGCAATCCCATCCTCTGGAAATAGAAAATACTGATGATGCCATCGATTGGAATTTGTTTAAACTTTGTATAGCCATTGTCGTAGCAACAAGGGCGGCTTTCTTTGTTCTAGCTCCTTTTGGCGTGGCTACGGAATGGGTTGGTCTGATTGGTGCATCTATTCTAATTGGTGTTCGCTGGATTAATTTAGGGACAAGTCCCCTGGATATATTGAAAAAGACACCATGGCATATCCTGATTTTTGCTTTCAATATGTATGTTCTTGTGTTTGGTCTGAGAAATGTAGGCTTGAATGAAGTGATTATGCATTTAGTGAGAGATGTTGTTGTGAATTCTCCGTTTAACGCTACTTTTATAATGGGTGCACTCACAACGGTATTCTCCAACCTGTTTAATAACTTGCCTGCTGTCATGATCAGCACGATGTCAATTATTGATATGGATTTAAACACGAATCTTTTGCAGTTGACATATCTGGCCAGTGTAATTGGAGCGGATATAGGAGCGTTACTGACACCTATTGGCACACTTGCCACATTGATTTGGATGTTCCTTCTTAAAAAGGAATCGATCAAAATATCTTGGGGTCAATATTTGAAAGTGACTTTTCTCGTTGTACCGATCGGTTTAATCATAAGTTTGCTGAGTCTTTATCTATGGGCAACTCTATTTTTCTGA
- a CDS encoding membrane-spanning protein, whose translation MRRKTIIIFSTAYVLLMAITFIIQHMNGDASKWTDTLGRVSASLLPLLLLFMKRIPFPVPLIISYYLLIFCTFYLGATIRLYDKFKWWDTGTHVIGGIFMSYVAATLYKIMVPNPEDQKIPAWLLFLFALSFSMFASVMWEVVEFAASEMGKLEADSQKDTMTDLIAGLVGGVIAAILIVITRKKGNLNDH comes from the coding sequence ATGCGTAGAAAAACAATTATTATATTTAGCACGGCCTATGTCCTGCTTATGGCCATTACATTCATCATTCAGCATATGAATGGTGATGCTTCCAAATGGACGGATACGCTTGGCAGAGTTTCAGCGAGCTTGCTGCCATTGCTTCTTCTCTTCATGAAACGCATTCCATTCCCTGTACCGCTCATCATCAGTTATTATCTGCTGATTTTTTGCACATTTTATCTTGGAGCAACGATTAGACTATATGACAAATTCAAATGGTGGGATACCGGAACCCATGTGATCGGCGGCATATTTATGTCCTACGTAGCAGCAACACTTTATAAAATCATGGTACCTAATCCAGAGGACCAAAAAATTCCAGCCTGGCTTCTGTTTCTATTCGCCCTTTCATTTTCTATGTTTGCAAGTGTCATGTGGGAAGTGGTTGAATTCGCAGCTTCCGAAATGGGAAAACTCGAAGCTGATAGCCAGAAGGATACGATGACTGATCTGATTGCAGGTCTCGTTGGTGGAGTTATTGCAGCAATCCTTATCGTCATTACTAGAAAAAAAGGAAATCTAAATGACCATTAA
- a CDS encoding SDR family NAD(P)-dependent oxidoreductase, giving the protein MGRLENKVALLTGAASGIGLSTAQLMAKEGAKVVIADYNEEGAKKAAEDIKADGGEASGIFLDASKADSIKEAVDFTVEKYGTLTIMHNHVGLTNLKKDLDVVNIDLDEWDRLMNVNTKSALLGSRYAIPHMQKAGGGSIINTVSIGAIDGDSTRTAYGASKAAVANMTKYIAAQYGKDNIRCNSIAPGLILTPSAEENLPQQVREIFLKYNALPYHGQPEDIGHAAVYLASDESKFMTGQMLVIDGGYTITNPVIADFNKLMNS; this is encoded by the coding sequence ATGGGAAGATTGGAAAACAAAGTAGCATTGCTTACAGGAGCGGCATCAGGAATTGGTCTTTCAACTGCACAACTGATGGCAAAAGAAGGAGCAAAAGTTGTAATCGCCGATTATAACGAAGAAGGTGCTAAGAAAGCAGCTGAAGATATTAAAGCCGATGGAGGAGAAGCATCAGGTATCTTCCTCGACGCATCAAAAGCTGATTCAATTAAAGAAGCAGTTGACTTCACAGTTGAGAAATACGGCACCCTTACAATTATGCATAACCACGTTGGCCTTACAAATCTGAAGAAGGACCTTGATGTCGTCAACATTGATTTGGATGAATGGGATCGCTTGATGAACGTGAATACAAAGAGTGCGCTTCTTGGCAGTCGTTATGCGATACCTCATATGCAAAAAGCTGGTGGAGGCTCTATCATTAATACAGTCTCAATTGGCGCAATTGACGGTGATTCTACTCGTACTGCTTATGGTGCTTCGAAGGCAGCTGTTGCAAATATGACAAAGTACATTGCTGCACAGTACGGCAAAGACAACATTCGCTGCAACTCCATTGCGCCAGGGTTGATTCTTACCCCATCAGCAGAGGAAAACTTGCCTCAGCAAGTACGTGAAATCTTCCTTAAGTACAACGCACTTCCATATCATGGCCAGCCAGAAGATATCGGACATGCGGCAGTATATCTCGCATCAGATGAGTCTAAATTCATGACAGGACAAATGCTAGTGATTGATGGAGGCTATACGATTACAAACCCGGTCATCGCTGACTTTAACAAATTGATGAATAGCTAA
- a CDS encoding SDR family NAD(P)-dependent oxidoreductase, whose translation MGKLEGKVAVITGGAGGIGNGMARAMAKEGAKLAIVDLNEEAGNETLKQLQDIQPDSIFIQANLAEHEKLNNIIDEVVGQFGKLDILVNNAHASRNMSFAETTKKELDLSFDTGFYPTFYLMQAALPYLKETKGKVINFASGAGINGDANQASYAAAKEAIRAISRVSANEWGPFGINVNLISPIAKSPGMEAWAEEHPDYYEAMLKKIPMRRVGDIEKDIGRVAVFLASEDSDYMTGQTMMVDGGSIMLR comes from the coding sequence ATGGGTAAACTTGAAGGCAAAGTTGCTGTCATTACCGGCGGAGCAGGCGGGATTGGCAATGGGATGGCAAGAGCGATGGCCAAGGAAGGTGCTAAGCTTGCCATCGTAGATTTAAATGAAGAAGCTGGCAATGAGACATTGAAGCAATTGCAAGACATACAGCCTGATTCTATATTCATTCAGGCTAACCTTGCAGAACATGAGAAATTAAATAATATTATTGATGAAGTCGTTGGGCAATTTGGAAAGTTGGACATTCTTGTTAATAATGCCCATGCGTCGCGCAATATGTCATTTGCAGAGACGACAAAAAAAGAACTTGATCTGTCATTTGATACAGGATTCTATCCGACCTTCTATTTGATGCAGGCAGCCTTGCCGTATCTGAAAGAAACAAAGGGTAAAGTGATTAATTTTGCTTCGGGAGCGGGCATCAATGGGGACGCAAATCAAGCTTCCTATGCTGCTGCCAAAGAAGCAATCCGTGCCATTTCGCGTGTATCTGCGAATGAATGGGGACCATTTGGCATTAATGTCAACTTGATTTCACCTATTGCGAAGTCCCCAGGTATGGAAGCATGGGCCGAAGAACATCCGGATTATTACGAAGCCATGCTGAAAAAGATTCCAATGCGCCGTGTCGGAGATATTGAGAAGGATATCGGACGCGTCGCCGTATTCCTGGCTAGTGAAGATTCAGATTATATGACTGGCCAGACAATGATGGTGGACGGCGGATCCATCATGTTGCGCTAA
- a CDS encoding MarR family transcriptional regulator has protein sequence MAKQQDNVFELIRTVEQFSNEMIVRWTRSFPQNLGISPILVLHQLDEHGALKQTELANMLGYTPGAMTNIANRLLKEGFASRERDEQDRRIVRLALTPDGKDFLKKAHEKGAQLRQEVFEKLDKNELDEYLRIQKKLVGILEELE, from the coding sequence ATGGCTAAACAACAAGACAATGTGTTCGAACTGATCCGGACAGTAGAACAGTTTTCCAATGAAATGATCGTCCGCTGGACAAGATCATTTCCGCAGAATTTAGGTATTTCTCCAATTCTCGTATTGCATCAATTAGATGAACATGGAGCTTTGAAACAGACAGAACTCGCGAATATGCTTGGATATACACCTGGCGCCATGACGAATATCGCCAACCGTCTTTTAAAGGAAGGGTTTGCGAGTCGTGAGCGGGATGAGCAGGATCGTCGTATTGTCCGGCTGGCACTTACACCAGATGGTAAAGATTTCCTGAAGAAAGCTCATGAAAAAGGTGCACAGTTAAGACAAGAAGTATTTGAAAAGCTTGATAAAAACGAGCTCGATGAATATTTGCGTATTCAAAAGAAATTGGTCGGCATCTTAGAAGAACTTGAATAG
- a CDS encoding DUF2642 domain-containing protein, producing the protein MNSKMQGLLNETVNLEVTGKMDLEGTIIDIGSDTLVVYDGNDYLYIPVTHIQNLTFNNDNDNEIGCPADSPCIDSENINGEFSLKRILMKAVNMFTEVAVIGEQSLYGYITNVKDDYLVFHSPVHKTIYILLDHLKWLIPHPDHGQLYGFANESFLNQSVDTQLASTFENLITEAKGEFVVVNMGESVNHIGKIKSIEGGFIEVQPARASSMYVNMHHIKTLQIVK; encoded by the coding sequence ATGAACAGCAAGATGCAGGGGCTTTTAAATGAGACAGTGAATTTAGAAGTTACCGGAAAAATGGACCTGGAGGGCACAATCATCGATATAGGGAGTGATACGCTAGTCGTCTATGACGGAAACGATTATCTCTATATTCCTGTAACCCATATTCAGAATCTGACATTTAACAATGACAACGATAATGAAATAGGGTGCCCGGCTGATTCTCCATGTATAGATTCAGAAAACATCAACGGAGAATTTTCATTAAAAAGGATTCTAATGAAAGCGGTCAATATGTTCACAGAGGTTGCTGTCATTGGAGAACAGTCGTTGTATGGTTATATAACTAATGTGAAAGACGACTATTTGGTATTCCATTCCCCGGTCCATAAAACGATATATATTTTGCTCGATCATTTAAAATGGCTTATTCCTCATCCCGATCATGGTCAGCTTTACGGGTTTGCTAATGAGAGTTTCTTGAATCAGTCGGTTGACACGCAACTGGCAAGTACCTTTGAAAATTTAATTACAGAAGCAAAAGGGGAATTTGTTGTTGTGAATATGGGTGAAAGCGTCAATCATATTGGGAAAATTAAAAGCATTGAAGGAGGATTTATAGAGGTTCAGCCGGCTAGAGCAAGTTCAATGTATGTGAACATGCACCATATAAAAACTCTTCAAATTGTGAAGTAG
- a CDS encoding DedA family protein, with product MDIIQYLISFILHIDVHLKEIIDMFGIWSYVILFLIVFVETGVVIFPFLPGDSLLFAAGAFAATGAFHIALLIVVFFIAAVLGDTLNYAIGNKIGTSIPQDSWFGKIIDREKMEKAEAFFNKHGGKTIVIARFMPFIRTFAPFVAGASSMHYRYFLTYNIVGAALWVGICTMLGYLFGNIPIIKDNFSTVLIAIVFISVLPAIIAWLKNKFTANKPI from the coding sequence ATGGATATCATTCAATACTTGATCAGTTTCATTTTGCATATTGATGTGCATCTGAAAGAAATCATTGATATGTTCGGAATCTGGTCATATGTCATTTTGTTCTTAATTGTTTTTGTGGAAACGGGTGTCGTCATTTTCCCGTTCTTGCCCGGGGATTCTTTGCTTTTTGCTGCAGGTGCGTTCGCAGCGACAGGGGCGTTCCATATTGCGCTGCTAATTGTTGTGTTCTTCATTGCTGCAGTGCTGGGGGATACATTGAATTACGCAATCGGTAATAAAATTGGGACATCCATTCCGCAGGATAGCTGGTTTGGCAAAATAATCGATAGAGAGAAAATGGAGAAGGCGGAGGCTTTCTTTAACAAGCATGGTGGTAAAACAATCGTAATTGCAAGGTTCATGCCGTTCATCCGTACGTTCGCACCATTTGTTGCCGGAGCAAGTTCAATGCACTATCGTTATTTCCTGACATACAATATCGTCGGGGCCGCCCTTTGGGTTGGAATTTGCACAATGCTTGGCTATTTATTTGGGAATATTCCTATTATCAAGGACAATTTCTCAACAGTACTGATTGCCATCGTATTCATCTCAGTGTTGCCGGCAATCATAGCCTGGTTGAAAAATAAATTTACGGCGAACAAGCCTATTTAA
- a CDS encoding DUF1648 domain-containing protein encodes MSEKKYTKTRLSLFEKVLNGVALVILLTVCISLFIIWREVPDKIPIHFNIAGEADGWGGKGSLFILILIGMITWIGITILEKFPEAHKFPVEVTEENREPLVRNSVLMLNIIKNLTVIYLCYATWEAVRSAIGKPLHIAPFDLVIYLGLLFASMGYLIYKMYKLR; translated from the coding sequence TTGAGCGAGAAAAAATACACAAAAACAAGACTTTCTTTGTTTGAGAAAGTCCTTAATGGTGTTGCATTAGTTATTTTGCTTACCGTCTGTATCAGCCTGTTCATTATATGGAGAGAAGTACCTGACAAAATTCCAATCCATTTTAATATTGCCGGAGAGGCAGATGGATGGGGAGGGAAAGGGTCTTTATTCATTCTAATTTTAATCGGGATGATTACCTGGATTGGCATCACTATTCTTGAAAAATTTCCGGAAGCACATAAATTCCCAGTTGAAGTGACAGAAGAGAATAGGGAGCCTCTCGTCCGTAATTCAGTATTGATGCTTAATATTATAAAAAATCTTACCGTCATTTATTTATGCTATGCAACATGGGAAGCTGTCCGGAGTGCAATTGGAAAACCTCTTCATATCGCTCCATTCGATCTTGTCATTTACCTCGGGCTGTTATTCGCCTCAATGGGTTATCTCATCTATAAAATGTACAAACTCCGCTGA
- a CDS encoding tetratricopeptide repeat protein produces the protein MTGKSDNLILFPKWKKRLENESLAALKEKRYSEALEKLDLLIYYNEASSEIHVGKLICLMELGEFGEAQSEVESLLESEDDGFYDYMHIYLTLLFQTDQHDLLVETVDEVLERPDLPSSMKEQYQQLYAISENMRSDLSDRKWKEDMSSLIEAVQAEDHRRQWGLIEEMRKTRIEPDHFIQEMLLDDTVHPVTKTAILLWLKDRNHEGPIGLKKFGHYLEVVPNDLPTLGQFELGLRVRNLLKETEQQDPTRYGLMMEALERYLYVLYPFNEPERNPECIVHALRFASGNDIVEEGSSNCSQYIEELNTCQALYLTIIGT, from the coding sequence ATGACAGGAAAATCCGATAATCTCATTCTCTTTCCGAAATGGAAAAAACGGCTGGAGAATGAAAGTTTGGCTGCGCTTAAAGAAAAGCGCTACAGCGAGGCACTGGAGAAGCTGGATCTGCTCATTTATTATAATGAAGCAAGCAGTGAAATCCATGTCGGGAAACTGATTTGCCTCATGGAACTTGGTGAGTTTGGTGAAGCCCAGAGTGAAGTCGAATCATTGCTTGAAAGCGAGGATGATGGCTTCTACGATTATATGCATATCTATTTGACCCTATTATTTCAGACAGACCAGCATGACTTGCTCGTTGAGACAGTGGATGAAGTGCTGGAGCGTCCCGATTTGCCAAGTTCAATGAAGGAGCAGTACCAGCAATTATATGCAATCAGCGAAAACATGCGCAGTGATCTTTCGGACAGAAAATGGAAGGAAGATATGTCATCATTGATCGAAGCTGTACAGGCCGAAGACCATCGACGTCAATGGGGACTTATTGAAGAAATGCGCAAGACGAGAATAGAACCAGATCATTTCATTCAAGAGATGCTTCTTGATGATACTGTGCATCCGGTAACAAAGACCGCTATTCTCCTCTGGCTGAAGGACCGCAATCATGAGGGACCTATAGGTTTGAAAAAATTTGGCCATTATCTTGAGGTCGTACCGAATGATTTGCCGACGCTTGGTCAATTCGAACTTGGATTAAGAGTCCGGAATCTATTGAAAGAAACAGAACAGCAAGATCCTACACGCTATGGTTTAATGATGGAAGCTCTGGAAAGATATTTGTACGTTCTGTATCCATTTAATGAACCGGAACGCAACCCGGAATGCATCGTGCATGCCCTTCGATTCGCATCAGGAAATGACATAGTGGAAGAAGGCAGCTCAAACTGCTCGCAATACATAGAAGAATTGAACACTTGCCAAGCTCTCTACCTGACAATCATAGGGACATAG
- a CDS encoding EAL domain-containing protein produces MLLRNHDDLLLVKEEAVRGLYDYFLDHMDLKNIRFRLTSSDWQPFEEALGLLENRWIDKVISEELVQFHYQPIIDADKNIYAHEMLARFTSEDGAPVSPYEAFQSARSRNRTYALDRICRTNAVKQSGKAPEKVFINFIPTSIYSPEHCLRTTVQLAHSLNLSPSKFVFEVVETEKVSDMDHLKEILDFYREKGFLYALDDVGAGFNDADTIKELQPHYMKLDMKFVQGVSHDADKQKAALHILNTAESVGSITLAEGVEEEEDFIWLKNAGFKLFQGYLFGKPAPVPADSVQS; encoded by the coding sequence ATGTTGCTTCGAAATCATGATGATCTGTTGCTTGTCAAAGAAGAAGCTGTACGAGGCCTGTATGATTACTTTCTCGACCATATGGACCTGAAGAATATTCGATTCCGGCTTACCTCATCAGACTGGCAGCCGTTTGAGGAAGCACTCGGATTGCTTGAAAACCGCTGGATTGACAAGGTGATCAGTGAGGAGCTTGTCCAGTTCCATTACCAGCCGATCATTGATGCTGACAAAAATATATATGCACATGAAATGCTCGCCCGTTTCACTTCAGAAGATGGAGCGCCTGTATCCCCATACGAGGCATTCCAATCAGCACGAAGCAGAAACCGCACATATGCACTTGATCGAATATGCAGGACGAACGCGGTTAAACAATCCGGGAAAGCACCGGAAAAGGTGTTCATCAATTTTATTCCGACATCTATCTATTCTCCAGAACATTGTTTGCGAACAACTGTCCAACTGGCACATAGTCTTAATCTATCTCCTTCAAAGTTTGTTTTTGAAGTTGTTGAAACAGAGAAAGTGTCAGATATGGATCATTTAAAAGAAATTCTCGACTTTTACAGGGAAAAAGGCTTTTTATATGCATTGGATGATGTAGGTGCCGGTTTCAATGATGCTGATACAATAAAAGAATTGCAGCCACATTATATGAAGCTGGACATGAAATTTGTTCAAGGCGTTTCTCATGATGCCGATAAACAAAAAGCCGCTCTTCATATTCTTAACACCGCTGAATCCGTCGGCTCGATCACACTCGCTGAAGGAGTCGAAGAGGAAGAGGATTTCATTTGGCTAAAAAATGCAGGATTCAAGCTGTTCCAGGGATATCTATTTGGAAAACCGGCCCCTGTTCCAGCCGATTCTGTCCAATCATAG